Proteins encoded within one genomic window of Tabrizicola piscis:
- a CDS encoding DMT family transporter, with protein sequence MTQGKATAIGFTAVLMWSLLALFTIGSAPVPPLLLNAICFGIGGLIGLFWTLRQGFGVLRGVGWKVYAFGTAGLFGYHLLYFTAFRLSPSAETGLIAYLWPLFIVLLSGLLPGERLRAPHVMGAVIAFAGAAVIVLGRGGGEGSALGLVLAFCCALTWAGYSVLSRRLGDVPTESVTVFCLATALLSGLAHLALEETVWPVGALGWGAVLALGLGPVGAAFFTWDIGMKKGDIQLLGVASYAAPLLSTLVLVAAGITPPSWAIAVAAVLITAGAALAARASAKRP encoded by the coding sequence ATGACACAGGGCAAGGCGACCGCCATCGGCTTCACGGCGGTTCTGATGTGGTCGCTGCTGGCTTTGTTCACTATTGGATCGGCCCCGGTGCCGCCCTTGCTGTTGAACGCGATCTGCTTCGGGATCGGTGGGCTGATCGGGCTGTTCTGGACCTTGCGCCAGGGCTTTGGCGTGCTGCGCGGGGTTGGCTGGAAGGTCTATGCCTTTGGAACGGCGGGGCTTTTCGGCTATCATCTGCTATATTTCACCGCCTTTCGCCTTTCGCCCAGCGCCGAGACCGGGCTGATCGCATACCTTTGGCCCCTGTTCATCGTGTTGCTGTCCGGCCTGTTGCCGGGGGAACGGCTGCGGGCGCCGCATGTGATGGGGGCGGTCATTGCCTTTGCCGGTGCGGCGGTGATCGTGCTGGGGCGCGGCGGTGGCGAAGGATCGGCCTTGGGGCTGGTGCTGGCGTTTTGTTGTGCGCTGACCTGGGCGGGGTACTCGGTCCTGTCGCGGCGGCTGGGCGATGTGCCAACCGAAAGCGTGACGGTGTTCTGCCTGGCGACGGCGCTGTTGTCAGGGCTTGCGCATCTGGCACTTGAGGAAACGGTCTGGCCCGTCGGCGCCCTTGGCTGGGGCGCGGTGCTGGCGCTTGGGTTGGGGCCGGTGGGGGCTGCCTTCTTCACCTGGGATATCGGGATGAAGAAGGGGGACATCCAGCTTTTGGGCGTCGCGTCCTATGCCGCGCCGTTGCTGTCTACATTGGTTCTGGTCGCAGCCGGCATCACGCCGCCAAGCTGGGCCATCGCAGTGGCCGCGGTTCTGATCACGGCGGGTGCGGCGCTGGCCGCGCGGGCCAGCGCCAAAAGGCCCTAG
- a CDS encoding YdcH family protein gives MTIASHLVELRRKHDTLSEMVEQAQRSPGSDALKIAELKKQKLRLKEEISRLSQH, from the coding sequence ATGACGATCGCATCGCATCTGGTGGAACTGCGCAGGAAGCACGACACACTTTCCGAAATGGTGGAACAGGCCCAGCGCAGCCCAGGCTCGGATGCCTTGAAGATTGCCGAACTGAAGAAGCAGAAACTGCGCCTGAAGGAAGAAATTTCGCGCCTTAGCCAGCACTAG
- a CDS encoding tRNA1(Val) (adenine(37)-N6)-methyltransferase, with amino-acid sequence MFAAHELSDDKLLCGGLRLLQPLKGYRAATDPVLLAAACPAQSGDSVLDLGCGAGAAALCLGRRVPGLHLAGLEIQPDYAALARQNADRNELALEVHDGDLARMPTALRRDFDHVIANPPYYATGGSPSPIPGRARAMQVATPLSDWVSAASRRLRPGGWLTMICGADGLPQILSAMGTKLGSVAVLPLAAREGRPALRIILQARKGGRAAFRLLAPFVIHAGPAHDGDRESYTPLANAVLREGADLLASFR; translated from the coding sequence ATGTTTGCGGCGCATGAGCTATCGGATGACAAGTTGTTATGCGGTGGCCTGCGCCTGCTCCAGCCGCTGAAAGGCTACCGCGCGGCGACCGATCCGGTCCTGCTGGCCGCCGCCTGCCCGGCCCAATCCGGCGACAGTGTGCTTGACCTTGGCTGCGGGGCGGGGGCAGCAGCCCTTTGCCTTGGCCGGCGGGTGCCCGGTCTTCACCTTGCGGGGCTGGAGATTCAGCCAGACTATGCCGCACTGGCCCGCCAGAACGCCGACCGCAACGAACTTGCGCTTGAGGTGCATGACGGCGACCTTGCCCGGATGCCCACGGCCCTGAGGCGCGATTTCGACCATGTCATTGCGAACCCGCCCTACTACGCGACCGGAGGCTCGCCATCGCCCATCCCGGGTCGGGCGCGGGCCATGCAGGTGGCAACGCCCCTATCGGATTGGGTCAGCGCCGCCAGCCGCCGCCTGCGCCCGGGGGGGTGGCTGACGATGATCTGCGGTGCCGACGGGTTGCCGCAGATTCTGTCGGCCATGGGCACGAAGCTGGGCTCGGTGGCCGTCCTGCCGCTTGCGGCGCGGGAAGGCCGCCCCGCGCTGCGCATCATCCTGCAGGCGCGCAAGGGTGGCCGTGCCGCCTTTCGGTTACTGGCACCCTTCGTCATCCACGCAGGCCCCGCGCATGATGGCGATCGTGAAAGCTATACCCCGCTGGCCAACGCCGTTCTGCGTGAGGGCGCCGATCTTCTGGCGTCTTTTCGCTGA
- a CDS encoding DUF2007 domain-containing protein has protein sequence MKEILRTTDPTMIAFATHLLEGEGIATFPLDVHMSILDGSLGILPQRLMVADRDHFRATAVLRDNDIATSA, from the coding sequence ATGAAGGAAATTCTACGCACGACGGACCCTACGATGATCGCCTTCGCCACGCACCTTCTGGAAGGCGAGGGTATAGCCACCTTTCCGCTGGACGTCCACATGAGCATCCTCGACGGAAGCCTTGGAATTCTGCCTCAGCGACTGATGGTCGCGGACCGTGACCATTTCCGCGCCACAGCAGTCCTGCGCGACAATGACATCGCGACCAGCGCCTGA
- a CDS encoding polyprenyl synthetase family protein, with translation MDGSGEAKAKPPQDRLADWLAEDMAAVNRLIRERMASEHAPRIPEVTAHLVEAGGKRLRPMLTLAAARMLGYAGTDHQKLAATVEFIHTATLLHDDVVDESQRRRGRPTANLLWDNKSSVLVGDYLFSRSFQLMVETGNLQVLDILANASATIAEGEVLQLTAAQDLRTDERIYLQVVRGKTAALFSAATEVGGVIADASEAQVRALFDYGDALGIAFQIVDDVLDYGGTAAVIGKNTGDDFRERKLTLPVIRAVAAASADERAFWVRVIEKGDQREGDLEEALAILRRHGAIEAARDEAVAWAARAKAALDNLPASDLRDMLSELADFVVERVS, from the coding sequence ATGGACGGGTCAGGCGAAGCAAAGGCAAAACCGCCGCAGGACCGGCTGGCCGACTGGCTGGCCGAAGACATGGCGGCCGTGAACCGGCTGATCCGGGAACGAATGGCCTCGGAACACGCGCCTCGCATCCCCGAGGTCACCGCCCATCTGGTCGAGGCCGGGGGCAAACGACTGCGGCCGATGCTGACCTTGGCGGCTGCGCGGATGCTGGGCTACGCGGGGACCGACCACCAGAAGCTGGCAGCCACCGTGGAGTTCATTCACACCGCGACGCTGCTGCACGATGACGTGGTGGATGAAAGCCAACGCCGGCGCGGGCGACCCACGGCCAATCTTCTGTGGGACAACAAGTCTTCGGTTCTGGTCGGGGACTACCTGTTTTCCCGCAGCTTTCAGCTTATGGTGGAAACCGGAAATCTGCAGGTGCTGGACATTCTTGCCAATGCCAGCGCCACGATTGCCGAGGGTGAGGTGTTGCAGCTGACCGCAGCACAGGACCTGCGGACGGATGAGCGGATCTATCTGCAGGTCGTGCGCGGCAAGACGGCGGCCCTGTTCTCGGCTGCGACCGAAGTGGGCGGCGTGATCGCTGACGCGTCTGAGGCACAGGTGCGCGCGCTGTTCGACTATGGGGATGCTCTGGGGATTGCCTTCCAGATTGTCGACGACGTTCTGGATTACGGCGGGACGGCGGCAGTCATTGGCAAGAATACCGGTGACGATTTCCGCGAACGCAAGCTGACGTTGCCCGTGATCCGTGCCGTGGCTGCCGCCTCGGCTGACGAGCGGGCCTTCTGGGTCCGGGTGATCGAAAAAGGTGACCAGCGCGAGGGTGACCTTGAAGAAGCGCTGGCGATTCTGCGCCGCCACGGGGCGATCGAAGCCGCCCGTGACGAGGCGGTGGCCTGGGCAGCGCGCGCCAAGGCAGCACTAGACAACCTCCCGGCGAGTGACCTGCGCGATATGCTATCTGAACTTGCGGATTTCGTCGTCGAACGGGTTTCGTGA
- a CDS encoding FHA domain-containing protein, whose protein sequence is MSFFDWLLRRKPKGRPRNAQFRGSESEQIMATKAAIETVAVGDGPAAGRFPKLTDSAPEVLTQTPTSAVVAKDGPVPAVNIWDMEAEPEAAPAPIQRGAGIEGSPRRRPTRTKTRVLGFEPQPASVVPLFDEGRMEEEGQPGSKANMVMFPTGWLIIKAGAGRGAVFPLAQGVSQIGRGTDQTVALDFGDMAISRQNHAAIAYDAATHQFHVGHGGKSNLVRLNGKPLLSTEPLVDGDEIQIGETTLLLKVLCTPAFNWSAAEAGGDGHDMAIA, encoded by the coding sequence ATGAGCTTTTTCGACTGGCTCTTGCGCCGAAAGCCAAAAGGTCGTCCGCGGAACGCGCAGTTCCGTGGGTCCGAGTCCGAGCAGATCATGGCAACAAAGGCGGCCATCGAAACGGTGGCAGTTGGTGACGGTCCGGCTGCCGGGCGGTTCCCGAAACTCACCGACAGTGCCCCCGAGGTGCTGACCCAGACGCCGACCAGCGCGGTCGTGGCCAAGGATGGGCCAGTGCCCGCCGTGAATATCTGGGACATGGAGGCAGAGCCTGAGGCCGCCCCAGCCCCCATACAGCGTGGCGCAGGAATTGAAGGCAGCCCGCGCAGGCGCCCGACCCGGACCAAGACGCGCGTTCTGGGCTTCGAGCCGCAACCCGCGTCAGTCGTGCCGCTGTTCGACGAAGGCCGGATGGAAGAAGAAGGCCAACCGGGAAGCAAGGCCAACATGGTCATGTTCCCGACGGGCTGGCTGATCATCAAGGCCGGCGCCGGGCGCGGGGCGGTGTTTCCGCTTGCGCAAGGCGTGTCGCAGATTGGCCGCGGGACGGACCAGACGGTTGCGCTGGATTTTGGCGACATGGCGATTTCGCGGCAGAACCATGCGGCGATCGCCTATGACGCGGCGACGCATCAGTTTCACGTCGGCCATGGCGGCAAGTCGAACCTTGTCCGGCTGAACGGCAAGCCCCTCTTGTCGACCGAACCCCTGGTCGACGGTGACGAGATCCAGATTGGCGAGACGACGCTTTTGCTGAAGGTGCTCTGCACGCCCGCGTTCAACTGGTCGGCGGCCGAGGCCGGGGGAGACGGGCATGATATGGCGATCGCGTGA
- a CDS encoding PP2C family protein-serine/threonine phosphatase: protein MIWRSREPRYDVASGISQGARDYQEDAITADFPVGSEAGFVVLADGMGGHAAGDVASKIVLTEVYSELKFHFADVQAFESRAPEILRGVAELANDTLRQHTRTHPETDGMGATLVVPALVENRLWWISVGDSPLFLFRNGKLSQLNEDHSMAPQIDFMVKSGLMDAEVAANHPDRNCLISVLMGTRIPKVDCPVKPVELQAGDIVICASDGLQFLTNAQIEKLVGKYSKKRSTEIAERLLEELTRLDDPDQDNISFTIIKVNDASVRPREMRPARPAMTVTRPKRLTTVVAEPMLMATNAPPVQPVNLTPAPEDHAAAAPVPPQRPRVVEVKMDDLSDMRMRPRRVIVVK, encoded by the coding sequence ATGATATGGCGATCGCGTGAGCCGCGCTATGACGTGGCTTCCGGCATAAGCCAGGGCGCGCGCGACTATCAGGAAGACGCGATCACTGCCGATTTCCCGGTTGGCTCGGAGGCGGGCTTTGTGGTGCTGGCCGATGGCATGGGTGGCCATGCGGCGGGCGACGTGGCCTCGAAGATCGTGCTGACCGAGGTTTATTCGGAACTGAAGTTCCACTTCGCCGATGTTCAGGCGTTCGAATCCCGCGCGCCGGAAATCCTGCGCGGGGTGGCAGAACTGGCCAATGACACGCTGCGCCAGCACACGCGCACCCACCCGGAGACGGACGGGATGGGGGCCACGCTGGTGGTGCCCGCGCTGGTGGAGAACCGGCTGTGGTGGATATCGGTCGGCGATTCGCCACTGTTTCTGTTCCGCAATGGCAAGCTGAGCCAGCTGAACGAGGACCATTCGATGGCGCCGCAGATCGACTTCATGGTGAAGTCGGGCCTGATGGATGCCGAGGTTGCGGCGAACCACCCGGACCGCAACTGCCTGATCTCGGTCCTGATGGGCACGCGGATCCCGAAGGTGGACTGCCCGGTCAAGCCGGTGGAGCTGCAGGCGGGCGACATCGTGATCTGCGCCTCGGACGGGTTGCAGTTCCTGACCAACGCGCAGATCGAAAAGCTGGTGGGCAAATACAGCAAGAAACGCTCGACCGAGATTGCCGAGCGTCTGCTCGAAGAACTGACCCGGCTGGACGATCCTGACCAGGACAACATCAGCTTCACCATCATCAAGGTCAACGACGCCAGCGTCCGTCCCCGCGAAATGCGCCCCGCCCGACCCGCAATGACCGTCACCAGACCCAAACGCTTGACGACCGTCGTCGCCGAGCCGATGCTGATGGCGACAAATGCGCCCCCGGTGCAGCCGGTCAACCTGACCCCGGCACCGGAGGATCATGCTGCTGCGGCACCAGTGCCACCGCAGCGCCCGCGCGTCGTGGAAGTGAAGATGGACGATCTGTCCGATATGCGCATGCGGCCGCGCCGCGTGATCGTCGTGAAGTGA